The Engraulis encrasicolus isolate BLACKSEA-1 chromosome 22, IST_EnEncr_1.0, whole genome shotgun sequence genome includes a region encoding these proteins:
- the fibinb gene encoding fin bud initiation factor has translation MAAPHLILTLWLLTLRLCSAIFLGPLYPEMSNGTFHHYFVPDGNYEENDDPEKCQMLFKMTDERKCSLDEDQDSVIRDDFTIIKRHIEDAARVLEGIGKSISYDLDGEDSYGKYLRRETTQISEAFSNSEKSLLELEVKFKQSQETELREDHRIGDDFLNMIVHTRDVLKETLDISLGLKDKHELLSLIIRSHGTRLSRLKNEYMKV, from the coding sequence ATGGCTGCTCCTCACCTTATACTAACTCTGTGGTTACTCACTCTGCGCCTTTGTAGCGCAATATTTTTGGGACCGTTGTACCCGGAGATGTCCAACGGCACTTTCCATCATTACTTCGTACCGGACGGCAACTATGAGGAAAACGACGACCCGGAGAAATGTCAAATGCTTTTTAAAATGACAGACGAGAGAAAATGCAGCCTGGACGAAGACCAGGACTCTGTCATCCGTGACGATTTCACTATCATAAAGCGCCACATCGAGGACGCGGCCAGGGTTCTGGAGGGGATTGGGAAGAGCATCTCGTACGACCTGGACGGGGAGGACAGCTACGGAAAATACTTGAGGAGAGAGACCACGCAGATCAGCGAGGCATTCAGCAACTCCGAGAAATCTCTGCTGGAGTTGGAGGTGAAATTCAAACAGAGCCAAGAGACCGAGCTGAGGGAAGACCACCGCATCGGTGACGACTTCCTCAATATGATCGTTCACACCAGAGACGTGTTGAAGGAGACTCTGGACATTTCACTGGGGCTGAAAGACAAACACGAGCTCCTGTCGCTCATCATCAGGAGCCACGGGACCAGACTAAGCCGGCTGAAAAATGAGTACATGAAAGTCTGA